One window from the genome of Pelobates fuscus isolate aPelFus1 chromosome 13, aPelFus1.pri, whole genome shotgun sequence encodes:
- the L3HYPDH gene encoding trans-3-hydroxy-L-proline dehydratase, with amino-acid sequence MSAVKLPPHDGPVLSVVDMHTGGEPVRIVLSGAPVPEGGSLLERRRWLRDEADWLRRLLLLEPRGHRDMYGVLPVPSEEPGAHLGAIFMHNQGYSTMCGHAVIALGRFAVDYGIVQRAPEGPETPVRIHCPCGPVQAYVRTSGGRSGAVRFHSVPAFTLATDVSVEVPGYGKVVVDIAYGGAFYAFVSAERFGLDVCTSKTRDLVDVAAAVTASVKEQVKLAHPENDELAFLYGTILTDGNDGYSEQPTANICVFADSQVDRSPTGSGVTARIALQYHKGLIQLDQTRSFRSGATDSVFTGKAVKETTCGNLKAVIVEVSGQAFYTGASSFVLENEDTLKNGFLLK; translated from the exons ATGTCGGCTGTGAAGCTGCCGCCGCACGATGGGCCGGTGCTGTCGGTGGTGGACATGCACACGGGGGGCGAGCCGGTGCGGATCGTGCTGAGCGGGGCCCCGGTGCCGGAGGGCGGTAGCCTGCTGGAGAGGAGGCGCTGGCTGCGGGACGAGGCGGACTGGCTGCGGCGGCTGCTCCTCCTGGAGCCCCGGGGACACCGCGACATGTACGGCGTGCTGCCGGTACCGAGCGAGGAGCCCGGGGCCCACCTGGGGGCCATCTTCATGCACAACCAGGGCTACAGCACCATGTGCGGGCACGCCGTCATCGCCCTGGGCCGCTTCGCTGTGGATTATGGGATAGTACAGAGGGCCCCTGAGGGCCCCGAGACCCCCGTGAGGATCCACTGCCCCTGCGGGCCGGTCCAGGCCTATGTGAGAACCAGCGGGGGCCGGAGCGGGGCCGTCCGGTTCCATAGTGTGCCAGCATTcaccctggctacag ATGTTTCTGTTGAAGTTCCTGGATATGGGAAGGTAGTAGTGGACATTGCATATGGCGGTGCATTTTATGCGTTTGTTAGTGCAGAAAGATTTGGTCTGGATGTTTGCACTTCGAAGACCAGAGATCTTGTAGATGTGGCCGCGGCAGTGACAGCCTCTGTAAAAGAGCAG GTTAAACTGGCCCACCCTGAGAATGACGAGCTGGCCTTTCTCTATGGCACAATACTGACTGATGGCAATGATGGTTACAGTGAACAGCCGACAGCCAATATCTGTGTATTTGCAGATTCCCAG GTTGATCGTAGCCCTACTGGTTCGGGAGTGACTGCTCGTATTGCTTTACAATACCACAAGGGTTTAATACAGCTGGATCAAACACGCTCTTTCAGAAGTGGCGCCACGGACTCCGTGTTCACCGGAAAAGCCGTTAAG GAAACCACGTGTGGCAATTTAAAAGCTGTAATTGTAGAAGTGTCTGGCCAGGCTTTCTATACCGGTGCGTCAAGCTTTGTTCTTGAAAATGAAGACACGCTAAAAAATGGATTTCTTCTAAAATAA